Proteins encoded within one genomic window of Hevea brasiliensis isolate MT/VB/25A 57/8 chromosome 8, ASM3005281v1, whole genome shotgun sequence:
- the LOC131182404 gene encoding F-box protein CPR1-like yields MGFFVYLMTFMANTLRKLFYGTLVLERLLTFLVLILLYSHFIFDEIRPFVEIYSLRSRGWRKVKKDLKYFITARSTSAFLNGACHWVAKRGNGPGVRDVIVSFSLGEEVFGEMEVPDCLVKKYHFMDVAVFDGSLLLVASFKLTGEGCFTVWMMKEYGIPGSWTKLFNISHLKWIRKLVAFRQSGKVLLAKSFGDLVFYDPKTEEIFDTKIWGNAHSFYLDTFVESLVLLDETNEFTEVEASEDNSTNEILEDVASSSNSQLVIDEAMKQMVSCASFDQK; encoded by the exons ATGGGGTTTTTTGTCTATCTGATGACGTTTATGGCAAATACGCTGAGAAAGCTTTTTTATGGAACCCTAGTGTTAGAAAGATTGTTAACATTCCTTGTCCTAATTTTAC TGTATTCGCATTTTATCTTTGATGAGATTCGGCCTTTTGTTGAGATATACAGTTTGAGAAGTAGGGGTTGGAGAAAGGTTAAAAAAGATCTGAAATATTTCATCACTGCGCGCTCAACGTCTGCTTTTCTGAATGGAGCTTGTCATTGGGTTGCCAAGCGAGGCAATGGGCCAGGTGTACGGGATGTGATTGTGTCGTTTTCTTTGGGAGAAGAGGTGTTTGGGGAAATGGAGGTACCAGATTGTTTGGTTAAGAAATATCACTTTATGGATGTTGCAGTTTTTGATGGATCACTTTTGCTGGTTGCTTCTTTTAAATTGACAGGAGAAGGCTGTTTTACAGTTTGGATGATGAAAGAATATGGCATTCCAGGATCTTGGACCAAActtttcaatatttcacatttgaAATGGATACGAAAGTTAGTTGCATTTAGGCAAAGTGGTAAGGTTCTATTGGCAAAATCATTTGGAGACCTAGTTTTCTATGATCCAAAGACAGAAGAAATCTTTGATACAAAAATTTGGGGCAATGCACACTCCTTTTATTTGGATACTTTTGTGGAGAGTCTTGTTTTACTCGATGAAACAAATGAATTTACTGAAGTGGAAGCTTCTGAGGATAATAGCACAAATGAAATCTTGGAGGATGTTGCTTCTAGTTCTAATTCACAGCTAGTAATTGATGAAGCAATGAAGCAAATGGTCTCTTGTGCTAGTTTCGACCAGAAGTAG